In the Malania oleifera isolate guangnan ecotype guangnan chromosome 1, ASM2987363v1, whole genome shotgun sequence genome, one interval contains:
- the LOC131160662 gene encoding UDP-glycosyltransferase 708G1-like — translation METAQQPHIALFPSAGMGHVTPFLRLAAMLSSRQCTVTLITTQPVVSAAESNHISHFLSTHPQIKHLQFHLLPFHESDRTTDDPFFLQFEAVRRSVHLLHPLLLDSSPPLSAIFSDFAVAANVGKVSMDLRIPNYVVSTTSANFFALIASLPLLTYEGNAKLSIGCGNVTIAGLGLLPESSIPPPFFNPNHLFTRITVSNSQYLPEAKGILLNNFQWFEAETLSALNNGSVLRNLPPVLPIGPLQPYEQEKDQELPWIDEQPAQSVVYISFGSRTAMSKEQIKELGDGLERSNCRFLWVLKTSKVDTDDKEEITELLGSSFLKRTKNKGVVVQGWVNQEEVLAHPAIGGFVNHCGWNSVTEAALRGMPMLAWPQHGDQRVNAEVVAKAGLGIWVKDWGWGVGRLVEGEEIGKRIGELMRDEELRARAGKVGEEARKAWGFGGSSEKALMEIIEGLK, via the coding sequence ATGGAAACAGCCCAGCAACCTCATATAGCTCTCTTTCCCAGCGCCGGCATGGGCCACGTCACCCCCTTCCTCCGCCTTGCCGCCATGCTATCTTCGCGCCAATGCACCGTCACCCTCATCACCACCCAACCCGTCGTCTCTGCCGCCGAGTCCAACCACATTTCTCACTTCCTGTCCACCCACCCACAGATCAAGCACCTCCAATTCCATCTCCTGCCCTTCCATGAGTCTGATCGCACCACTGATGATCCATTCTTTCTCCAGTTTGAGGCCGTTAGGCGCTCCGTCCACCTTCTCCATCCACTGTTATTGGATTCATCACCTCCTCTCTCTGCAATCTTTTCTGACTTTGCCGTGGCCGCCAACGTCGGCAAAGTTTCCATGGATCTCCGCATTCCAAACTACGTCGTCTCTACCACCTCTGCAAATTTTTTTGCGCTAATTGCGAGTCTccctctcctcacatatgaaggCAACGCTAAGTTAAGCATCGGATGCGGCAATGTCACGATTGCAGGGTTGGGACTCCTGCCCGAATCAAGCATTCCTCCGCCGTTCTTCAATCCGAATCACCTGTTTACCAGAATTACTGTTTCAAATTCTCAGTATCTTCCAGAAGCTAAAGGCATTCTTTTGAACAACTTCCAGTGGTTTGAAGCAGAAACACTCTCGGCCCTTAACAATGGCAGTGTCTTACGCAACCTCCCTCCGGTTCTCCCCATTGGCCCATTACAACCCTACGAGCAAGAAAAAGACCAAGAGCTTCCATGGATAGACGAGCAACCAGCACAATCAGTAGTGTATATAAGCTTTGGGAGTAGAACTGCCATGTCAAAGGAGCAAATAAAAGAACTAGGAGACGGGTTGGAGAGAAGCAATTGCAGATTCTTGTGGGTTCTTAAGACCAGTAAAGTTGATACAGATGACAAGGAAGAAATAACAGAGTTGCTAGGAAGCTCGTTTTTGAAGAGAACCAAGAACAAAGGGGTTGTGGTTCAGGGGTGGGTGAACCAGGAGGAAGTTTTGGCACACCCTGCCATTGGAGGGTTTGTGAATCACTGCGGCTGGAACTCAGTAACGGAGGCTGCTTTGCGAGGGATGCCGATGCTGGCTTGGCCGCAGCATGGGGATCAGAGGGTGAATGCCGAGGTGGTGGCAAAGGCAGGCTTGGGCATATGGGTGAAGGATTGGGGTTGGGGTGTTGGGAGGTTGGTAGAGGGAGAAGAGATTGGGAAGAGAATTGGAGAGCTGATGAGGGATGAAGAGTTGAGGGCAAGAGCTGGGAAGGTTGGCGAAGAGGCTAGGAAGGCTTGGGGCTTTGGTGGAAGCTCAGAGAAAGCATTGATGGAAATTATTGAAGGGTTGAAATGA